TTACCTATGCTCTGGACCGGGCTTGCACCTAGATTGTTAAAACTCGTCAAGTCAgtctgactttttttttttttttggaatttttgtatatagagATGTCGACTTGACACAGAGGCTAGATTACTCTTCAGCTACAGTACTAGCCGGGTATACGCTAGTTCTAGCTGTAATACGGTCTTTCAGTATACATGATCAATCTGCCAAAGTCATGGTTACTGCACCTGTTCTTGCACTTGTAGCAACTCATATCATCTACCTCAATTTCTACAACCTTGATGAAGGTATATGATCTTCTTTAGGACTCTCTAATGCGTATCACGTTCTCACTCTCTATAACTTGACAGGGCTGCACAGGAAAGTTATATACGGTATAGGAGGATTAGAGCTAGTAGTGTGGGGTTTATGGAGTGTTTTAACGTCGCATCCATCTAAGTGCAAGCTAAGAGCTTTCTTTGTCTCGTGCATACTCACAACGTGTCTGAGAATGCTTGACTTCCCTCCTTACAAAGGCTATGTTGATGCTCATGCTCTTTGGCGAGCTGCAGGGATCCCTCTGTCTTATCTGTGGTGGAGTTTTATCCGTGATGACGCCGTTTTTAGAACCACTGTTCTTCTCAAGAAATCAAAGTGATGATTATTTAAGAcagttttatcttttctttctctgtcttttttttttccggtgAGTTTCTCCGGTGTTCAGAAAGTTGTTTTTAGGTGTGTTTTCGCAGGAGAAGCAAAGTGTTTTGTTCTTCTGTGGTGAATCTTGTTAGTTGTTTTGGAGTCTTGTGCtctttatgttttgtgttttttttttctctctaaggCTCGTCGGCCGGAGAGTTGTATGGTGACTCTTAAAAGtccttttcattttttctcaatgtaaaaaaaaaaaagagttatgtTAATATGTTTCATTTACCTCTAGTGATTAGAGATGTTAGAAAGTTAATTTGCAAACGAGAAAATAACATAGAAATTTAGGAAACCATCAAATATGAAATACTAGGGTCGGCAAGTTaatcaaaactgttttatataaatttatataaatttatgagatatttaaaaaataattttagattgAAAACTATGTTATAAAAAACAATAAGAATAGAATTCTGAaatcatattgttatttttaataaacatttttggtttgaaattaaaaaaaaaaagtatcctTCATTATTCTCTATTTTCAGAGAATACAAAATTAGCAAAAACAGTTCAGAATACtgagataatatatatatatatatatatatatatatatatcttcttatttttattaattcacTTTGacatagtaaaataaaatattaattttaaatagataATACTATATTCATTTCAAGaagtttcaattttaaaaaaaaacatctacaCTAATTAATTTTCATGATAATATAAATTAGTCTACCTCCAAGCTAAATAagttaaattataataaaatttggtAAAACAATTCAATGTCAGTTTTAGAAtactatataaatagtttaatagtatcataaataataactaatattttctAATGTAACAGGAAATGATAGTTTAGAATATATTTGTttcagatcttttttttttttttttgatgaaatttttaatttattgatcatcgcaaaaagaatatatatacaaggGTATTTTTAAGactgcatttttaaaaaaaaaatatactaactGAAAGAATATACTGAAAACAGGTTAAGGCATATGAGCCGTAAACCAACGTTGCATCAGCCCCTGCAGTTTCGGTTTCAAGTAGTACTTCGTTGACATTATGCAGCTTCTCATTGTTTTGTCGATGATGCGACCCAACTGGTCCACAGACTTTGCAGTGCTGTTATGCCGTCGATCATTCCTCTCCCTCCAAACTGAGTATATAGTGACCTGCAGAACCAGTCGCAGCAAGATGAAAGTGATGCGATCATACCTCCGTGTGAGCAAGATCGAAACTGTGATATCCCAGTCCAGGTCTGGCTCATCTCCAAACAAATTACCCACAACTTTCAGCCACAACGTGTAGGTATAGGGACATGCGAAAAACAAATGCTCCCTGGTCTCATCCGGTTCACCacaaaacaagcaacattgtgGTTGGCCCCATTTACTAGTTCGATGGCCTGTAGCCAGTCTGTCACGGAAAGCTAGCCAGGTAATGAAAGCGTAGCGGGGAACTCCTTGCGAGAACCACACAAGCTTACTCCATTGCAGATTTTCCTTACGCTGTCTGATCTGGTGCCAAGTACTCGAGGCGATGAACCTATCCCCATAATCATCAGGTCCATTTTTCCACAAAGCCCCATCAGCAGCCTCAGCATTTAGTTCGATGGGAAACTGGTGAATCGCATGTACCAGTTGCTGTAATTGTTGATCCCGACAGGCCCGAAACCTCCAATCTCCATCTCTATACACATCACAAATTCTTGCGTTTCTCCCTATGCCAAGCTTTTGCGTTCCAATCTCCCCAGTAATCTCTATCAGTCTTCCTGCAGGGTGCCAGAGATCCGACCAAAACCTCACTGACTGACCATTCCCTATGTCCATACGAATGAACTGCTTTGCTAGGTTCCTATACTTCAGAATCTTACGCCAAACCCATGACCCTAGTCCAGTGTCCCTCATATCCCATAAAGTCTCTCCACGAAGGAGATATTGTTTCACCCAAGATCCCCACAGCGAGCTAGAGTGGGCAGAGAGTCGCCAGATAAGCTTTAGGATGCAGACTGTACTCACTTCCTGAACCCGTCTCAGACCCAAGCCACCTTCTTCGAATGGACAGCAGACATCAGCCCAAGCAACCTTTACCATAGAAGTGTTATTTGGGGAGCCGCTCCATAAGAATGCTGAGCACATACTCTCAATATCATCAATGCAGGCTTGTGGGAGACAAAACGCTGCACACCAGAAGTTGGTGATACTTGCAATAACCGACTTGATTAGTTGCAATCTTCCCGCATACGAGAGTGCCTTACTTGTCCAGGAGAGAAATCTAGCTCTTATTTTGGTGATTAGAGGCTCATAGTCTTGCTTCGACATAATCTTCGTGGTTAAGGGCAGTCCAAGATATTTGATTGGCAGCGCCGAGATGGATAATCCAGAGACAGCAGCAGCGGTTTCAAGTGTTTCCTTCCCCCTACCCGCAGCAAAAACAGTCGACTTAGTGATGTTAATCCTCAGACCCGACATTTCAGCAAATTTATCAAAAACAGCCAGTGTGGTTTGAAGCGATTCTGGGGACCCGTTTGTGAAGACCACTATATCATCAGCGAAGCTTAGATGAGATAGATTCACCTCCTTACAGTGTGGATGATAGCCAATTAGACCTTCAGTCACCGCCCTGTTTAGAAGCTTTGATAGTACATTGCTGACTATAACATAGAGATACGGGGACAGCAAACATCCTTGCCGTATGCCTCTGCTACTGGAGAAGAAGCCTTCTAGTTCCCCATTCACCGAGACTGAGTAAGTTGCAGTGTCAATGCATCTCATTATCCATGAAATAAACAGATCCGGGTAGTTCATTGCACGCAGGGTTGCTTCAATAAATTCCCAGCTGACAGTGTCAAACGCCTTTGAGATATCCAGCTTGATAGCAGCCCGAGATGTTACCGAGTCCTTATGGTAATCTTTGACTAATTCAGTTGCGAGCAGAACATTTTCCAGCAGAAGCCTACCCTCAACAAAAGCACATTGGTTTAGCTCTATAGCTTCTGGAAGCGTAGCCTTTAATCTCCTCGCTATAATCTTCGATACCACTTTATAAATGACATTGCAACACGCTATTGGCCGGTAATCTGACATTTTCTCCGCATCAGTAGTCTTCGGAACCAGAGCCAAGAGAGTTGCATTGACACTACGAGGCATGAGCCCGAAAAGGAAGAAGGACTGAACCGCAGTAACAAAATCTTTCCCTATCACCGACCAGGCTGCTTTGTAGAATTCCATAGGATACCCATCAGGCCCCGGGGCTTTGTTTGTGGGCATAGAGAATAATACATCTTTTATTTCCTCTGCCTGCACTGGAGCTTGGAGTGTCGCCATTTCTCCCGCAGAACATCGATAGTCAACCAAACTACTCAATTCCTCTTGAGAGACACTTGGAACTGACTGGGAGGATCCATTCAGAAAGGTCTCGAAGTGAGCTGCTGCCTCTCTCTTGATATCTGTTTGAGAAGTAAGGATACTACCATCTCCCGTAACAATTCTCCTGATTTTGTTTCTGAGATTTCGACTTTGTGTGACCTTGTGGAAGAATCGGGAATTACGATCCCCCAAACCCAGCCACTGCACCCTTGATTTCTGATAGTAGAACTGTTCCTCAATCCCAGAGATATGATGCCAATGTTCCCAAGCATCAGCTGCAGCTTCAAAGGTTGAGGTTTGAGGATTTTGCATAGCTTCTGTTTGCCTAGCACAGAGCTCCTCGTAAGCCTGCTTGACTCTACCAGGTAAATCCCCATACATATCTCTGTTAAGACTACGCATCTCGAACTTCAGAGCCTTCAACTTCTCCTGGAGCTTCCTGAGTGCAGACCGAGAGTGATATAGAGGTTCTGATTGATTCCAGACCCGAGCGACAACCTCCAAAAATCTAGGATGACCGGTGAgatgattaaaaaatttaaaaggctTCATATTTCCTTGTGGAACATCCCTGAGCTGGATATGCATTCGGAGATGGTCTGACACTCCACCAGATTCAAAAGTGGCATAGCTTTGAGGGAAATGAGCTATCCAATAACTATTTATCATCACTCGATCCAACTTCTTGCTGATGGGGTTTTCATCTTGGCAATTAGTCCAAGTGAAAGAAGGGCCAACTTGTGCAAGGTCCACCATATCACACTGCTGCACCGCATCCTGAAAGTCCTTGATTGCACTCATGTCCATTCGAGCATCAGTGCACCGCGAGTGCTCCTGTGTCGAGAGAGCCACATTAAAATCTCCTTGAATAATCCAGGGATTGTTTGCCACAGATCTTCCAATCGTCTCCATTTCCCGCCACAACTCTTTTCTTTCGTTAGCATAATTGGATGCATATACAAAAGAACAGAGAAAAGTGTCTCCTGAGTCTTTATACCTCACCCATACAGTAATCATTTGCATGCTAGTAGATACAGGACACACCTCAACATCATCTGACCAGCATACCCAAATACGACCTAGTCTGTGACTGGAGTAGTTGTGAACATAGCTCCATCCAGGGAAAGTCGCATCAAACACCTTATTAAACTTCTCCTCCTTCACTTTAGTCTCTAACAAACACCCTATAGACAGTTTTGCTGCTTTTACCCAGTATCTGACTGCCTTTTGTTTCAGATCTTAATTATATCTGGAATaaaatgttaattaatttttaaaatttttctcatgccattttaacttaaaattttttttttgctaaatgctATTTTAACTTTAGTTACATCCCTCttcaaatcaaataatttattcgAAGAAGTTAGAGTGAAGCAAAACATAACTAAACAATAAGGAACTAAAATGTAATGTAACTATTAATGATTTGGAAATCAATATGAACCCAACTACATATAAATGTtcttttaaattcgtttttgttttcatCAACTAAAGCCAGAAGAAGTAACCATATTCTATAACTTTTAGTGTTGGATGTGTTGAACGAAAGCTTATAATTCGTATTTCATCAAATATCTTCTTTTCATGTTTTAACATAATTtgttctattatatttttatttaacatttGTTGTAgattaaacaattttatttaaattatgtattgaatgctatttttatttttattttttaaaatatcattctTTTCTATTGAACTcgttttttgtaaaatacacAAAGTTGATGacaattgttttattattgaaattttagGATGGTGTTAATATAAACTTTCAGGTCAAGCTAATATGAAATTTACAACTTTATTTGTCAATCAGATATGTATTACAAGCAAATGtgcactgattttttttttgtcaaaatggCCTTTAAGATAAGAAGGCATTTCGATTTTTGGTTGGATCtggtttatttggttttattttatttttttaattctaaagatataagatatgttcggttatttataatttgattcaGTTCTCGTTCAGTTATTATGgtttttggttcagtttggaCAACAAATTGAGGAACCAGctaatatcaaaaacaaaaccgGATCCCTTTCGGTTACGGGCGTTCAgattattttggttaatttgaGTAAATTTTATGGATAAATTGGTTTTTtccaggaaaaaaaaagaaggtgatttgagtttttttttggatttatcaGGTAGTtggtataattttaaataatttagggAAAATGCATTCATATAATTCATTTTGGATAATTTAGTTCATATCTCACTCGTTTTGACCTTAAAAATCCTACGAGCGGGATGATATATTTTCATTGTGTTTGTGTTATAGACTGCAAAGGGTAACATGCGGGAAAACTACAGACAACGCAGTTGTGAttttaatagtaacaaaaatatatagatacataggtatatgtagagatttttattACTATTTACGGTGGTACGGTGCGGTGCGGTCGATCACCATTCGAAATCATAAAATCGGATGATCGTAGTAGATAATCAATCAACggtttatattttactaaaaatttGTGGCTTTATAGTGTGTCTTTTTTTTACCTTTAGATATAATTCATATGTTTATAATCGGACTTAAATAAAgtttattgattttaaaattttagccAGTCGCCTAATACGTTAGTGACTGTCTTTTTAAGCATTGTGTGTTTGTGTTCTAAATTTTGACTTGTAAGTCAATTTAATATGAGATGGTCAATATAATGttcctttttttaatattgttggAGTGATTATGAATTGGCATTACGAATAATGGTTAATGTATCttgttttgttattcttttttAGTAAAGATCTTGTTTTGTTATTCATTTGACTTATTTGCGCTATAAAGTGATGGATTCTGCATACTATACATTTGACTGAATTTTAAGAGTAAGGGTTGatgttttatctttttcacGTGTATTGTTAGATTTTGGGGTGGGCTTTGAATGCTTGGGCTGTTATCTACTCTCTGGGATTGTCCTCTTCTACTTTATAATCAATCAAACGTATGTtgaccggaaaaaaaaaatttatatgtttaattgcATATACACGTGGAGTGTTCCTTTAGTTAGGTGAGACTGAAttcaagaagaaacaaaagagaaaggaCCAAACTGAAAATAGGTGTAACGTAAGTTGATTATCAGATATAGGCTGAGAAGTCGCAGGAGAAGTCGCGGGGTGCCATGGCGAGGAGTCGAGGTGGCCGAGACGAATAAGGTAAGAAGCACTTTTGACTTTAGCCATTTCTCAGAGATTAAATTTACTTTGCAAGTTAAGAAAGCTGATTTTGAGAGGAGGATGTCTAACTTTTTTATAGTCGCAGGTATACAACTTCGtattaaatgataaattatGGTGGATGGAGTTATGAAGGGTTTTAAGGCGATGTATCTGTCAATGAGAAAGAAGATTGAACGACGTGAGAAAAATCTCTACCAACATATTCATCGCGCCGACTTCTTCAATTCAATCCCTAGAATCAGAATTGCTGTGTAGAGATGTGACACGCTCACTATTGGGATGGGTTTTAGCCTAAAGCCCATGTAAAAGATGTAACCCATACCTATTCAATTTTTAAATGAAACGCAACGTATAAGCAAAAGTGGACAGGTGTCACATTCAGGTTAAACGACTTAGTGACGTGGATGCTGAGGTGGCGCATCCTAGAGTGAAGAAACagtactttatatatattttactagggtcggtccgcgctacgcgcgggatATACTTGACGTGTGATGTATATAACTATATTACTGTATATTTTCACTGAGTGtgttttatatttgttaaatgatattttttataattattttcaactttaagaatttggtttatatatatatatatatatatatatattctttgttATTTATCttatccataattttttttgcttattatTAGAAGATTGAGCATCAAAGTCATTGTTGACTAAATTTCGCATACGATAGTTATGATTGTCTGAATGgaggtttttatttttgtggaaTAACTATTTTAGTTTGTTGTCTTATGTTAAGTTATCTATTATCATGTTAGATCTTATTTGTTCCTCGTATGATTGTTGTATAGTGTGGTGTTTTTTTGCACTATACAACCCTTTTTTAGAAAACACTATACaactatttaatttaattttctttcgaTTATGGGATTATGCTAgacttttttttactttgaattcattttttttattttcgacACATATATGGCGATAATACTTTACATCTACTCCTTTAATTAggtaaacaatttttatatgtatatatcataTAGTAAGTGTCGCATATGCTTTTTAATGTTGTTGTGGCGGTATATAATCATTGATTTTGTATTCCTAAAAGTTTTGAATAGCATGGTAGTTTGGTTACTTCAACAATGTGAAACGATTCTTTGATGCGTCTCCAGCATTGGTCAACTTAcgtttttattagttttcatCCAAGCATACCAAAGCATGCTTTACTGATATTGGGCTCTCCTTTGCATAATATTTTATGTCGTACGTAAATTTCATTGTTGTATGAACCAACCATTGTTGCTCGCAGATTTTGGAACCTGAAGTTTATGTTGATGTTTTGGAAACACTCTTGCATGCTTTTGACGTAGTGGACAGGCAGGTTATCGTCTGAAAGGCAAGTTTTGGGTTTGTATCTAGTCATCGATGCTAGGGGTTGAGCCATTAAAAGAATCAAATTGATATTCGTGTACAcccaaatatttaaatgtttcaatttattttttatttcggtGGTGTAAGTAGTGTAGTATGGTATGTATAGGGAATTTACCTATTATTTGAGTTTATTGTGATTACTCTTTTAcgaagtttttttattttccctaatattttaataaaaattgtattaattattaattattttccttatattgagTTTAGTGAACAAAAAGGAGAAAAGTGCTGTGAGATTCACTTTTCCCGTTAgcttatgttttataaaaaggatttttagtaattaaaccttcaactaaagatgaatcataaaaaaaatcctCAACTAAAAATCATGTGAAATAAACCATCAACTTTAATTTCGTTAACATATGTTATCCTTCGTCTAAAAAACTGTGACATAGGATAACATACgttaacggtttataagttgagagtttataatgttgaaaacttagttTACGGATTTTTAtacgattcaaaaatagttgaggggttttataactaaaatttaataaatgttttaaaatgtttattatcatttatacattttcgtagattgatttataagcctttaaaattaatttataaatttaaatacattaatttaatataaaatttataatacatcttaaattaataaatttcaacactatttacaatttaatataacttcaaaatattaaattatttgatatctGGCAATGgtgatataagaaaatttatgtatttatatcttcattgtcaaatatcaaataatttaacatttctaagttatattaagttttaagtGGTGTCGAGGATAATTCATTCATGAACTCAATCTTTGTATTTAGAGTAGGACACACTTTTcctattttcatgatttttgtCCTCCGGCTCTTACTTTCCCTCTATTCCCCATAAATAatgcatgattatttttattctcattGATTTCTGAACAAAtaagttatattttgtttttatcaaaaaaatattatatttgatatattattcttgatttattgtattactttatgtttcagtAGTATCACGAATAATGTTAAATCATTGCGAAACCATATTAATCATacgtaaaaatataatatttatgaaGCTTTATAAATCGATTATAaagtaatgtattaaaatttatatattagtttaaaggcttatatcaatctaaaacaatgtataaatgataataaagattttaaaacttttagtgataaaactccttaactatttttgaattgtaaaaaaaacttcatctaagttttcaacattataaactCTCAACATATAAACCGTTAACATATGTCACTCTCCATTACAGTTTTATAGATGGAGGATAACATATGTTAATGAAATTAAAAGGTTTATTTCACAAAAAATTTAGTTGAACGtattttttacgattcatctttagttgaaaGGTTTAATTACTACAAACCCTTGATATAATGTGtaaaataatatcttaaataaattttctaatttttctcttgtaatttttcatatttattattgatattatgtttttttataatatgtcttttagtattttggttattttatgtattattatcaaatatttatggttttatttgttagattttgttatatttatttccaaGCCAATTTCTGAAAGATATTTATACTGATTATATGTGAATTATTAGTTGtatttttattcataattttcacacaaataaaaaaagattctcTGAGattcactttttaaaaaatatattccttAGTCGGCATGAAACTGATAAAACGTAAGAACTATATGCTACGCATTGTCTGATTGTGTTTTCATTTGATACTAttaggaaaatattttaatatattcagtttcTCCACGAAAGTTGTTCCACGATCTAATTAATTTTCCAACGTTAGTTTTGGGACATCTCATTTTGTTCAtagcatttttttgttttaattcattTATCTGAATATAATTTCTATAGTTTGTCAGAATATGTATTCCTATATGCTATTGCTGGTTAGTTTCAATAATTTGGATTTGTATCTTACATTATAATATTCTCAAACTGTACACTCGTTTTAAGAAAGGTTTAACTGATGTTAAACCCGGTTTGGTTAAACCAATTCCATGGCTTGCGGTAATAGTACACGATCACACGGCTATCAATGAAAAATAACTTTCTATTACAGTACCTCTCAGGTGAAAGTGTTAATCAACgttagtttaaaaaatacaaatactcCCAGCATTTATATCTTCTTTTGGCTTAAGAACGGCATCTGCTGACAAAGCTACACTAAATCATCATGCTGCAAAGGCACATGAAGAAAAAGAAGGTGTTGCTTCTCTTCCTTTCGGGTTTCAGTCTATTGATTGAAAGTTCTTCTGCCAATTGTTGGATTAATTGTATTGTTCATCCTCTCATGTACTTGAACCTGTAGGACAGTAACGTCATCAGATAAATATAAGACAAATCAGTCTAGAGATATTAGGTATGGCTAAACTTAGTACAAAAGTATTCTCTTACTTTTCCTTTTGCAGCCAATTGAATGACAGCCTGATGACTTTTTGTGAGTTTCTTCTGTTGTTCATGCCATCTCCATcaataaaatgtaaattaaaGGAAACCCATCCAACTCTGACTTGCTTATTCGCTTCTTCTCCCATCCAACATATGGTTACTCACCTTCAACAACCATCTTTATAACAATCCCACCTTAAAGAGAAAGTTTCAAATGTTAATATACTTTAATGATTATGAACAGAGGAGTATGCTTTCAAGAAAAGAACCTACAGCTAAGCAAGTTGTTATACAGACTGATGAGTTCTGAACTTTTGTAAAACACCCCACCAACGGCTTGTTCTATGCTGCAGTCATACTGAGGTCACCATAACCATCAAACCATGTCTTGCAAATAACTAATCATATAAAAGACCACCaaaaaattttctttaataaCTTCTAAAAATAGAACATGAAACGCAATAAGGAGTTGATGTCTCTTTATTACCTCTGAGGCTTTGCAATATATGAGAATCAGGTGGTTTATTACATCTGCAcagaaaagaaaacatttatttttaagacATCTGAAACATCATATAAGAAGAGTCTATAGACATAAAAATACATTGAGTGTTGGATTGCTTACCAGCTAAGACTCTAATTACATCCAAATTTGTATCTTTTGGCATAGGAGCTGGAGCGTCCTGCAAATCATAAACGATCTATTATAAGAAACTAACAGTAACTCAAAGAGCCCAAGAATGGAAATTAGAACAAATAAGTTGACTGAAGGAAAATAGCAAGAAATCAATAAATGATCTAAACTCTATTAGAAAACCTAATAAGAACTTGAAGAGATAGATAAGTTAGCCCATTCAAAGTAAGCATAAATTTCTAGTGTTAGGACTTCTGAGGATGAAAGCTAACCTTTTATATAGTTAGAAATCCACAGCCTCGTAGAGAAGAACGCTCGTCTTAGTGGTACCAGGCTTGGTCACCACATACCCATCCTCATCAAGCTCAAGCTGCCCATCCAAGAACTTCGTTGCCGGTTCATGACCAATCGCAAAGAACAACCCAGATATTTTCAAATCCGAAACATCACCACTAACAATAACGTTCTTCACCTTCAAACCACCAAGCACACCTTTCCCATTCTCATCTCCATATGCCTCCACCACAGAGTTCCAAATCAATTCAATCTTAGGTTTCGACAACGCCCTCTGCTGCATGATCTTCGACGCTCTAAACGTATCGCACCTGTGGATTATATAAACCTTCTCCATCGCAGAGTCTCCGCCGCCGATAACTACCAGAGGCTTGTTCTTAAAGATCAGAGCGGCGCCGTCGCATACAGCACAGGCTGAGATCCCTCGGTTCCAGAACCCACCAGCGCCTTCGCCAGATCCGACGAAGCTCAACCGTTTCACGACAGCTCTGGTGGAGATGATGACGGCATCGGCGAGCACAGTTCTCAAATCCATGAAGAGCTTGAACGGCCTCGAGGAGAAATCG
The sequence above is a segment of the Brassica napus cultivar Da-Ae unplaced genomic scaffold, Da-Ae ScsIHWf_1388;HRSCAF=1968, whole genome shotgun sequence genome. Coding sequences within it:
- the LOC125575674 gene encoding thioredoxin reductase 2-like, producing the protein MGSFLPMNGLFVSINKYAFLLQNFIDIVDTFWTQSERFGTEIFTETVTKVDFSSRPFKLFMDLRTVLADAVIISTRAVVKRLSFVGSGEGAGGFWNRGISACAVCDGAALIFKNKPLVVIGGGDSAMEKVYIIHRCDTFRASKIMQQRALSKPKIELIWNSVVEAYGDENGKGVLGGLKVKNVIVSGDVSDLKISGLFFAIGHEPATKFLDGQLELDEDGYVVTKPGTTKTSVLLYEAVDF